One Erythrobacter aureus DNA segment encodes these proteins:
- a CDS encoding acetyl-CoA acetyltransferase: protein MAEGIRDKVAIVGMGCTRFGERWNCSAEDLMVEAFEEALADANIERDRIEAAWFGLSSDDQGPGKSALSLSTALRLPNIAATRVENMCATGTEALRGAVYGVASGAYDVALALGVEKLKDTGYGGLPERTKGTFEDLWFPSVTAPGSFAQFASSYVEAHGIDMEQLKEAMAHVSWKSHENGAKNPKAHLRKRVDKDKILNAPMIAYPLGLFDCCGVSDGSACAIVTTPAIAEKLVGEGPMVTVKSMQLALSNGSEIGFDGWDGSYALTTRLASQRAYREAGIENPREELDLIEVHDCFSVTELVTMEDLGLSKPGEGWRDVLAGTYDADGKVPCNLDGGLKCFGHPIGATGLRMVYEIYLQLRGQAGDRQLDTPKLGLTHNLGGFPNKNVCSISVIGTC, encoded by the coding sequence ATGGCTGAAGGTATTCGCGACAAGGTCGCTATCGTCGGAATGGGCTGCACGCGCTTCGGCGAACGCTGGAATTGCAGCGCCGAAGACCTGATGGTCGAGGCATTCGAAGAAGCGCTGGCAGACGCCAATATCGAGCGCGATCGCATCGAGGCGGCCTGGTTCGGCCTGTCCTCCGACGATCAGGGCCCCGGCAAATCGGCCCTTTCGCTTTCCACCGCCCTTCGCCTGCCCAATATCGCCGCAACGCGCGTCGAGAATATGTGCGCCACGGGCACCGAAGCCCTGCGCGGCGCGGTCTATGGTGTGGCGTCCGGCGCCTATGATGTTGCCTTGGCGCTCGGTGTCGAGAAGCTCAAGGACACCGGCTATGGCGGCCTGCCGGAGAGGACCAAGGGCACCTTCGAGGATCTATGGTTCCCCAGTGTCACCGCTCCGGGCAGTTTCGCGCAGTTCGCCAGTTCCTATGTCGAGGCGCACGGCATCGATATGGAGCAGCTCAAGGAGGCGATGGCGCATGTCTCGTGGAAGAGCCACGAGAACGGCGCCAAGAACCCCAAGGCGCATCTGCGCAAGCGCGTGGACAAGGACAAGATCCTCAACGCGCCGATGATCGCCTATCCGCTCGGCCTGTTCGATTGCTGCGGGGTGAGCGACGGTTCGGCCTGCGCGATCGTAACCACTCCGGCAATTGCCGAAAAGCTGGTCGGCGAAGGGCCGATGGTAACGGTCAAATCGATGCAGCTCGCGCTCAGCAATGGTTCGGAAATCGGTTTCGATGGATGGGACGGTAGCTACGCTCTGACGACACGCCTGGCATCACAGCGCGCCTATCGCGAGGCGGGGATCGAAAACCCGCGCGAGGAACTCGATCTCATCGAAGTCCACGATTGTTTCTCGGTAACCGAACTGGTCACGATGGAAGATCTCGGACTGTCCAAGCCCGGCGAAGGCTGGCGCGACGTCCTGGCCGGGACCTATGACGCCGATGGGAAAGTGCCCTGCAATCTCGATGGGGGCCTCAAGTGCTTCGGCCATCCGATCGGGGCAACCGGCCTGCGCATGGTCTATGAAATCTATCTCCAGCTTCGCGGCCAGGCGGGCGACCGGCAACTGGACACGCCGAAGCTGGGACTGACGCACAATCTCGGTGGTTTCCCGAACAAGAACGTCTGCAGCATTTCCGTAATCGGCACCTGCTGA
- a CDS encoding 3-oxoacyl-[acyl-carrier-protein] synthase III C-terminal domain-containing protein, giving the protein MADFRQEQELKQRGITSFGAYVPRRRLPREAIASAVRWATPSKPGAAKGHRAICSHDEDSITMAVAATRHALDGLGGSGDPGSLFFASTTMPFADRQNAGLIAAAAGLDDAAASADIGGSLKAGVTALRLALEGAGDSLVVAADKRRTKPGSPQELKYGDAAAAFSVGETGLLAEFVCAHATSVDFTDHYRSSGASFDYVLEERWARDEGLSRIIPQAVTGLLEKAGIEATDIAHFVPAGLNPRDASSMAAACGIAAQAIPEEIISKAGDTGCAQPLLSLTLTLQNAGPGELVLLLGYGQGAELILFRTTDRIGNAAPLVGARAMLADFVEDDNYLRFLSFNGLVEMDWGMRAERDNRTAQSAFFRHRDTVTGFVGGRCTECDTPQFPRTRVCVNPSCRSTGTQVKEPFADKRASVKSFTEDWLALSFNPPLIYGNIRFDGGGVTMLEFSDFAPGEVAVGSPLAMQFRIKDIDPQRGFRRYCWKAVPPATWTAPHRSPAKQGTTHHG; this is encoded by the coding sequence ATGGCCGACTTTCGGCAGGAGCAGGAATTGAAGCAACGCGGGATTACCTCATTCGGCGCCTATGTGCCGCGCCGAAGACTTCCACGCGAGGCAATCGCCTCGGCGGTCAGATGGGCCACACCTTCGAAGCCCGGTGCGGCCAAGGGGCATCGCGCGATCTGTTCTCACGATGAAGACAGTATCACGATGGCGGTCGCGGCAACGCGTCATGCGTTGGACGGCCTTGGCGGCTCCGGCGATCCGGGATCGCTGTTCTTCGCCTCGACCACCATGCCATTCGCCGATCGCCAGAATGCCGGGCTGATCGCCGCAGCAGCAGGCCTGGACGATGCTGCGGCATCCGCCGATATAGGCGGTTCGCTGAAAGCGGGTGTAACGGCGTTACGCCTGGCCCTGGAAGGGGCGGGAGACAGCCTCGTCGTCGCTGCCGACAAGCGGCGGACGAAACCCGGTAGCCCCCAGGAACTCAAATACGGCGATGCGGCGGCAGCCTTCTCGGTCGGCGAAACAGGGCTGCTGGCCGAATTCGTCTGCGCCCACGCCACTTCGGTGGATTTCACCGATCATTACCGCTCCAGCGGAGCGTCGTTCGACTATGTGCTCGAAGAACGCTGGGCACGCGACGAAGGGCTTTCTCGGATCATCCCTCAGGCAGTCACGGGATTGCTCGAGAAGGCCGGGATAGAAGCGACCGACATCGCCCATTTCGTGCCTGCGGGTCTCAATCCGCGCGATGCCAGTTCGATGGCTGCGGCATGCGGAATCGCGGCGCAGGCCATTCCCGAAGAGATTATCTCGAAGGCTGGCGACACCGGTTGTGCCCAGCCACTACTTTCGCTGACCCTCACGCTTCAGAATGCAGGTCCCGGCGAACTCGTTCTGTTGCTGGGCTACGGCCAGGGCGCCGAGCTGATCCTGTTCAGGACCACCGATCGCATCGGCAACGCCGCGCCACTGGTCGGCGCACGGGCAATGCTCGCCGATTTCGTGGAAGACGACAACTATCTGCGCTTCCTGTCCTTCAACGGCTTGGTCGAAATGGACTGGGGAATGCGCGCGGAGCGCGACAACCGCACGGCACAATCGGCATTCTTCCGACATCGCGACACGGTAACCGGCTTTGTCGGCGGACGCTGCACCGAATGCGACACACCGCAATTCCCGCGGACGCGGGTATGCGTGAACCCATCCTGCCGGTCGACCGGAACCCAAGTGAAGGAGCCGTTCGCCGACAAGCGCGCATCGGTCAAATCCTTCACCGAAGACTGGCTGGCCTTATCGTTCAACCCGCCCCTGATCTACGGCAACATCCGCTTCGACGGCGGCGGTGTGACGATGCTCGAATTCAGCGATTTCGCTCCGGGCGAGGTCGCAGTGGGGTCTCCGCTCGCGATGCAGTTCCGCATCAAGGACATCGACCCGCAGCGCGGATTCCGCCGCTACTGCTGGAAGGCAGTGCCGCCCGCAACTTGGACGGCCCCGCACCGTTCCCCCGCAAAGCAAGGAACGACACACCATGGCTGA
- a CDS encoding acyl-CoA dehydrogenase family protein: protein MAPSEDNEHLTMLRDTLRRFIENEMPRDRVSRWDKENRFPRDVHDKLVELGLTGLTVPEEYGGSGRDILATILVIEELCSRSMAVGCAYIQSSCYAGLNLCEVASDEQKETLLPKVAQEGLMFAYGFTEPDVGADLASVSTTARREGDELVVNGAKRFCSGAAISDYIYALVRTGSPEEKYRNLSLVLIRPDAPGVTLTPQDTLGLKGGGTFDVSFDDVRIPVSDVVGGEEGLGLGWQKLVGPGLDIEKLEVAAMALGIARGAVGDAWDYAQQRVQFGKPICTIQSVRHMLADVKTKFEACRLMTYNAAELVASGEPAAAETSMAKLFVCDTARDIVLTCQQIMGAYGYVRDFDMERYVRDILVMPILGGSSAIQRNNIANLLKLPR, encoded by the coding sequence ATGGCGCCGTCCGAGGACAATGAACATCTGACGATGCTGCGCGACACCTTGCGCCGCTTCATCGAGAACGAAATGCCGCGTGATCGGGTCTCGCGCTGGGACAAGGAAAACCGCTTTCCACGCGACGTGCATGACAAGCTGGTCGAACTCGGCCTCACCGGCCTGACCGTACCCGAGGAATACGGAGGCTCGGGCCGCGACATTCTCGCGACGATCCTCGTGATCGAGGAGCTTTGCTCGCGAAGTATGGCGGTCGGGTGCGCCTATATCCAATCGAGTTGCTATGCCGGCCTCAACCTGTGTGAAGTGGCCAGCGACGAGCAGAAGGAGACGCTGCTGCCGAAGGTCGCGCAGGAAGGCCTGATGTTCGCTTACGGCTTCACCGAACCGGATGTCGGGGCCGATCTTGCCAGCGTCAGCACCACCGCCCGGCGCGAGGGCGACGAGTTGGTCGTCAACGGGGCAAAGCGGTTCTGTTCGGGCGCGGCGATCTCGGACTATATCTACGCACTGGTACGCACCGGTTCGCCGGAGGAGAAATACCGCAATCTCTCGCTGGTTCTCATAAGGCCCGACGCCCCGGGAGTGACGCTGACGCCGCAGGACACGCTGGGGCTCAAGGGCGGGGGCACCTTCGATGTCAGTTTCGACGATGTGCGGATTCCGGTAAGCGACGTTGTCGGAGGCGAGGAAGGCCTGGGGCTGGGGTGGCAAAAGCTTGTCGGCCCAGGCCTCGACATCGAAAAGCTGGAGGTTGCCGCGATGGCGCTCGGCATTGCCCGCGGCGCCGTGGGCGATGCCTGGGACTATGCCCAGCAGCGCGTCCAGTTCGGCAAGCCCATCTGCACCATTCAGTCGGTTCGCCATATGCTGGCCGACGTGAAGACCAAGTTCGAAGCCTGCCGTCTGATGACCTACAACGCAGCCGAACTGGTCGCCTCGGGAGAGCCTGCCGCGGCGGAAACTTCGATGGCCAAGCTCTTCGTGTGCGATACCGCCCGCGATATCGTCCTGACCTGCCAGCAAATCATGGGCGCTTACGGCTATGTCCGCGATTTCGATATGGAGCGCTACGTTCGCGACATTCTGGTCATGCCGATCCTGGGGGGCTCCTCCGCCATCCAGCGCAACAATATCGCCAATCTGCTCAAGTTGCCGCGTTAG
- a CDS encoding aromatic ring-hydroxylating dioxygenase subunit alpha produces the protein MGIISSSFVRNCWYVAGFSHDFPADRIESRKIAGDPVVLYRRSDGHLAALADRCAHRHAPLSLGRIEGDDLRCMYHGLKFSPDGTCVEIPGQDRIPDRSCVRSYPLVEKGGWVWIWMGHSDACDPGLIPPVCDFDDPEWVQSSGQLDYEAPYELINDNLLDLSHLAFVHADSFGATTGWSDRQPRHMLLDRGIRVERWIEAAPPIPPLPQLSASDTVDIRSCYEFHIPGIFLMRTSFHRTGAAKAANWGDPVDEELFAHYSCQSVTPIDMRRSRTLFSWGPGAAFGDRAMAQQMIAMADHAFREDKVIIEAQFANLDEESGVPMLATQADKPLTIFRGIMQKARNRERDGSVAEAAQAAVPTEVPPMAQAS, from the coding sequence ATGGGAATTATCAGCAGCAGTTTTGTCAGGAATTGCTGGTACGTAGCCGGTTTCTCGCACGATTTCCCCGCCGACCGGATCGAAAGTCGGAAGATCGCGGGCGACCCCGTGGTGTTGTATCGCCGGAGCGACGGCCATCTTGCGGCGCTGGCGGACCGGTGTGCCCACCGCCATGCACCGCTCTCGCTCGGGCGGATCGAAGGCGACGATCTACGCTGTATGTATCACGGCCTCAAATTCAGCCCGGACGGGACATGTGTCGAGATTCCCGGGCAGGACCGGATTCCTGACAGAAGCTGCGTAAGAAGCTATCCGCTTGTCGAAAAAGGCGGCTGGGTATGGATATGGATGGGCCACAGCGATGCCTGCGATCCCGGCCTTATTCCGCCCGTCTGCGATTTCGACGATCCGGAATGGGTACAGAGTTCCGGTCAGCTCGATTACGAGGCGCCTTACGAGCTGATAAACGATAATCTGCTCGACCTGTCCCATCTCGCCTTCGTCCACGCGGATTCCTTCGGGGCGACGACGGGATGGAGCGACCGCCAACCTCGCCACATGCTCCTCGATCGCGGCATTCGCGTCGAGCGCTGGATCGAGGCGGCACCCCCTATCCCGCCATTGCCGCAGCTCTCGGCGTCGGACACCGTCGATATCCGGTCATGCTATGAATTCCACATCCCGGGAATATTCCTGATGCGCACCTCGTTCCACCGGACGGGAGCGGCAAAGGCCGCGAATTGGGGCGATCCGGTCGATGAGGAACTGTTCGCCCATTATTCGTGCCAGTCGGTCACTCCGATCGATATGCGTAGGTCGCGAACGCTGTTCAGTTGGGGGCCGGGGGCGGCATTCGGGGATAGGGCGATGGCGCAGCAGATGATCGCCATGGCGGATCACGCCTTCAGGGAAGACAAGGTCATCATCGAAGCCCAATTCGCCAATCTCGACGAGGAATCGGGCGTGCCAATGCTTGCCACCCAGGCCGACAAGCCGCTCACCATCTTTCGCGGAATCATGCAGAAGGCGCGCAACCGCGAACGCGATGGTTCCGTTGCCGAGGCCGCGCAGGCTGCGGTTCCGACCGAGGTCCCGCCCATGGCACAGGCCTCGTAG